A region of Vigna radiata var. radiata cultivar VC1973A chromosome 6, Vradiata_ver6, whole genome shotgun sequence DNA encodes the following proteins:
- the LOC106764682 gene encoding uncharacterized protein LOC106764682 isoform X3 encodes MSCLPFYKCRGNMDVPEKNRSIYEVTVQRVSGLFGSFPIFPSTSRTRVQVDELAQTHPSFLTLKSVDLSPTSWFLGVAYTSCFIPCLRMLLSTFYKL; translated from the exons ATGTCATGTTTACCTTTTTACAAATGTAGAGGAAATATGGATGTCCCAGAAAAGAACCG GTCCATTTATGAGGTGACTGTTCAGCGAGTGTCGGGTTTGTTTGGGTCCTTTCCAATCTTCCCTTCAACTAGCAGAACCAGAG TGCAGGTTGATGAGTTAGCTCAAACCCATCCTTCATTTCTGACATTGAAGAGTGTGGATCTTTCCCCAACAAGTTGGTTTCTTG GGGTGGCCTATACAAGTTGCTTCATACCCTGCCTCCGAATGCTTCTGAGTACATTTTACAAGCTCTGA
- the LOC106764682 gene encoding uncharacterized protein LOC106764682 isoform X1, translated as MSCLPFYKCRGNMDVPEKNRSIYEVTVQRVSGLFGSFPIFPSTSRTRVQVDELAQTHPSFLTLKSVDLSPTSWFLGTQFILSQVETMKRNWKHASSLTILCHHLSKGWPIQVASYPASECF; from the exons ATGTCATGTTTACCTTTTTACAAATGTAGAGGAAATATGGATGTCCCAGAAAAGAACCG GTCCATTTATGAGGTGACTGTTCAGCGAGTGTCGGGTTTGTTTGGGTCCTTTCCAATCTTCCCTTCAACTAGCAGAACCAGAG TGCAGGTTGATGAGTTAGCTCAAACCCATCCTTCATTTCTGACATTGAAGAGTGTGGATCTTTCCCCAACAAGTTGGTTTCTTG GTACCCAATTTATATTGTCCCAAGTCGAAACAATGAAAAGGAATTGGAAGCATGCTTCCTCACTTACCATACTCTGCCATCATCTTTCGAAG GGGTGGCCTATACAAGTTGCTTCATACCCTGCCTCCGAATGCTTCTGA
- the LOC111241839 gene encoding cytochrome P450 71AV8-like, with protein MDHHLVSFLALFLSSLSFILFVSQFLKVRNRSKNSVKTLKLPPGPWKLPVIGSLHHLVGSLPHHRLRELAKKHGPLMHLQLGESSTVVVSSPEVAKDVLKTYDAIFSQRPHQIAADIMCYGSTDIATAPYGGYWKQLRRICSQELLSNARVRSFRSIREAEVMNLVRYIQTNTGSCVNLSEKITYMTSVIIARTAFGEKCKDQQEFISLIKKLLKLLERLAILDLFPSHNWLHVISGEKPRLEKFHKKYDVIMGNIITETENIIGEEEVNSLLSVLLNLKKQGGLEYPLTIDNIKAVMLDMFAAGTDTSSVVIEWAMSEMLENPKVMNTAQEEVRRVFGSKGYMNEESFEELKYLKAVIKETLRLHPPGPLLLPRECRETCEVKGYTIPAGTRVIVNAWAIGRDPDYWNDPEKFYPERFMNSPIDYKGSHHELIPFGAGRRMCAGMSFGINMIELCLAQLLYYFNWELPNGNRKNLEMTEALEGAFSRRQTDLVLVPISYNPLPISSNLH; from the exons ATGGATCATCACTTGGTCTCATTCTTAGCTCTTTTTCTCAGTTCACTCAGTTTCATCCTTTTTGTTTCACAGTTTCTAAAAGTGAGAAACAGATCCAAAAACTCAGTGAAAACATTGAAGCTTCCCCCAGGGCCATGGAAGCTACCTGTCATTGGAAGCTTACACCACTTAGTTGGCTCACTACCACATCATCGGTTGAGAGAACTTGCTAAAAAACATGGTCCTCTCATGCACCTACAACTTGGTGAGTCATCAACCGTTGTGGTTTCTTCTCCAGAAGTGGCTAAAGATGTCCTGAAAACCTATGATGCCATCTTTTCTCAAAGGCCCCATCAAATTGCCGCAGACATCATGTGTTATGGTTCCACTGACATTGCCACTGCACCATATGGGGGGTATTGGAAGCAGCTAAGAAGAATATGCTCACAAGAGCTTCTAAGCAACGCACGTGTGAGGTCCTTTCGATCAATAAGAGAAGCAGAAGTAATGAATTTAGTAAGATATATTCAGACCAACACTGGTTCTTGTGTGAACCTTAGTGAGAAAATAACATACATGACAAGTGTCATCATTGCAAGGACGGCTTTTGGTGAAAAATGTAAGGATCAACAAGAGTTCATTTCCCTTATCAAGAAACTTCTAAAATTGCTCGAACGTTTAGCTATTTTAGATTTGTTCCCTTCTCACAATTGGCTTCATGTGATTAGTGGGGAGAAACCTAGATTGGAGaagtttcacaaaaaatatGATGTAATAATGGGAAACATCATTACAGAGACAGAAAATATTATTGGTGAAGAAGAGGTCAATAGTCTCCTTTCAGttcttctaaatttgaaaaagcAAGGTGGCCTCGAATATCCTTTGACAATCGATAACATCAAGGCTGTAATGTTG GACATGTTTGCGGCTGGAACTGATACATCATCTGTAGTTATAGAATGGGCCATGTCAGAGATGTTGGAAAACCCAAAAGTAATGAACACAGCTCAGGAAGAAGTTAGAAGAGTTTTTGGTAGTAAAGGATACATGAATGAAGAATCATTTGAAGAACTCAAATATCTGAAAGCAGTGATCAAAGAAACCCTAAGATTGCACCCTCCCGgccctcttcttcttccaagggaATGTAGAGAAACTTGTGAGGTAAAAGGGTATACAATACCTGCTGGAACCAGAGTGATAGTAAATGCATGGGCAATTGGAAGAGACCCTGATTATTGGAATGATCCAGAGAAGTTTTATCCTGAGAGATTCATGAACAGTCCGATCGATTATAAAGGGTCCCATCATGAATTGATACCCTTTGGTGCTGGAAGGAGAATGTGTGCTGGCATGTCTTTTGGGATAAATATGATTGAACTTTGTCTTGCACAACtactttactattttaattGGGAACTTCCAAATGGAAACAGGAAAAACTTGGAAATGACTGAAGCTTTGGAAGGAGCCTTCTCAAGAAGACAAACGGATTTAGTCTTAGTTCCCATTTCTTACAATCCTCTTCCTATTTCATCAAACCTTCATTGA
- the LOC106764681 gene encoding cytochrome P450 71D7-like, which translates to MDHNLISFLPIFLYSLSFILIVSQFLKVRNRSKNSVKTLKLPPGPWKLPIIGSLHHLVGSQSYHRFRELAQKHGPLMHLQLGEVSTVVVSSPELAKDVLKTYDAIFAQRPHHIGADIVCYGSTDIVTSNGGYWKQLRRICSQELLSNTRVRSFRSIREEEVLNLVRYIETNTGSCVNLSEKVSCLTSAVTARAAFGEKCKDQEEFISLVKKLVKIAESLVILHLFPSHKWLHVIGGQKPKLEELHRKYDEIIGNIIRETEKNIGDVEGNSLLSVLLNVRNQGSLEYPLTIDNIKAVMLNIFGGGTDTSTATIEWAMSEMLKNPKVMAKAQEEVRGVFGSKGYSNEESLEELKYLKAVIKETMRLHPPFPLLHPRECRETCEVKGYMIPAGTQVMVNAWAIGRDPDYWNDPEKFNPERFIDSPIDYKGSHHEFIPFGAGRRICPGISFGVITIELCLAQLLYYFNWKLPIGDKENLEMAEALGAFSRRKTDLVLVPVSHNPPPISSNLN; encoded by the exons ATGGATCATAATTTGATCTCATTCTTACCAATTTTTCTATATTCATTGAGTTTCATACTTATTGTTTCACAGTTTCTAAAAGTGAGAAACAGATCCAAAAACTCAGTGAAAACATTGAAGCTTCCCCCAGGGCCATGGAAGCTACCTATCATTGGAAGCTTACATCATTTAGTTGGCTCTCAATCTTATCATCGCTTCAGAGAACTAGCCCAAAAGCATGGTCCTCTTATGCACCTACAACTTGGTGAGGTATCAACCGTTGTGGTTTCTTCTCCAGAACTGGCCAAAGATGTCCTGAAAACCTATGATGCCATATTTGCACAAAGACCCCATCATATTGGTGCAGATATCGTGTGTTACGGTTCCACTGACATTGTCACCTCAAATGGGGGGTACTGGAAGCAGCTAAGAAGAATATGCTCACAAGAGCTTCTAAGCAACACACGTGTGAGGTCATTTCGATcaataagagaagaagaagtgtTGAATTTAGTAAGATATATTGAGACCAACACTGGTTCTTGTGTGAACCTCAGTGAGAAAGTCTCATGCCTGACAAGTGCCGTCACTGCAAGGGCAGCTTTTGGTGAAAAATGCAAGGATCAAGAAGAGTTCATTTCCCTTGTCAAGAAACTTGTGAAAATTGCCGAAAGTTTAGTTATTCTTCACTTGTTCCCTTCTCACAAATGGCTTCATGTCATCGGTGGACAGAAACCTAAACTGGAAGAGTTGCATAGAAAATATGACGAAATAAttggaaacatcattagagAGACCGAAAAAAATATTGGTGATGTAGAGGGTAATAGTCTCCTTTCTGTTCTTCTAAATGTTAGAAATCAAGGTTCCCTCGAATATCCTTTGACAATCGACAACATCAAGGCTGTAATGTTG AACATTTTTGGGGGTGGAACTGATACATCAACTGCAACTATAGAATGGGCAATGTCAGAGATGCTGAAAAATCCAAAAGTAATGGCCAAAGCTCAAGAAGAAGTTAGAGGAGTTTTTGGTAGCAAAGGATACAGCAACGAAGAATCACTTGAGgaactaaaatatttgaaagcagTGATAAAAGAAACAATGAGATTGCACCCTCCTTTCCCTCTTCTTCATCCAAGAGAATGTAGAGAAACTTGTGAGGTAAAAGGTTATATGATACCTGCTGGGACCCAAGTGATGGTAAATGCATGGGCAATTGGAAGAGACCCTGATTATTGGAATGATCCAGAAAAGTTTAATCCTGAGAGATTCATTGATAGTCCAATTGATTATAAAGGTTCCCATCATGAATTCATTCCCTTTGGCGCTGGAAGGAGAATATGCCCTGGCATTTCTTTTGGGGTAATTACTATTGAACTTTGTCTTGCACAATtactttactattttaattGGAAACTTCCAATTGGAGACAAAGAAAACCTGGAAATGGCTGAAGCTTTGGGAGCCTTCTCGAGAAGGAAAACAGATCTAGTCTTAGTTCCTGTTTCTCATAATCCTCCTCCTATTTCATCAAACCTAAATTAA
- the LOC106764682 gene encoding uncharacterized protein LOC106764682 isoform X2, whose product MDVPEKNRSIYEVTVQRVSGLFGSFPIFPSTSRTRVQVDELAQTHPSFLTLKSVDLSPTSWFLGTQFILSQVETMKRNWKHASSLTILCHHLSKGWPIQVASYPASECF is encoded by the exons ATGGATGTCCCAGAAAAGAACCG GTCCATTTATGAGGTGACTGTTCAGCGAGTGTCGGGTTTGTTTGGGTCCTTTCCAATCTTCCCTTCAACTAGCAGAACCAGAG TGCAGGTTGATGAGTTAGCTCAAACCCATCCTTCATTTCTGACATTGAAGAGTGTGGATCTTTCCCCAACAAGTTGGTTTCTTG GTACCCAATTTATATTGTCCCAAGTCGAAACAATGAAAAGGAATTGGAAGCATGCTTCCTCACTTACCATACTCTGCCATCATCTTTCGAAG GGGTGGCCTATACAAGTTGCTTCATACCCTGCCTCCGAATGCTTCTGA